The segment TTCCAATAGGATACACAGCAACTGATTTTCTAAAAGCATTCACAATATCTTTGTCAAATAACTGCCCCGAACCTGAGTACAAGACTTCTAAGCCTTCATGAGGAAGCATAGCGCCACGATATATCCTGTTGGAAGTAACCGCATCGAAAACATCCGCAACAGCTATTATTTTCGCTAGCTTATGAATTTCTTTATCTTTCAGTCCTCTAGGGTATCCAGAACCATCTAAACGTTCATGATGTTGATAGGCACAATGGGCAGCCACTAACGGTACGGTATGAACGTTTCGAAGAATTTGAAAGCCGTTTTCGGAGTGCTTTTTAATTTCTTCAAATTCCTCATCCGTTAATTTACCAGGCTTCATTAGAATTTCTGTCGGAACCGTCATTTTTCCCACATCATGTAGAATGGAACCTAGTCCCAATAATTCTAACTGGCTCTCAGGAAGCTTCATTTCCATCCCAATCGCCAACGAATATAACGTGACATTGAAGGAGTGACTAAAAATATACTCATCGTATACAATCACATCTGTCATTAGGGTAACTACATCACGATTCTCTTTTATATGAGTTAATAAATCCTTTACAACACCTTTAAAAGGTTTGGTTGCTTTCTCAACAACAATATTTGCGTGCCTTTGTTGTCTGCCTGTTAACTCTCTAAAAGTGGATTCAATGGTGCCAGTTGCTTTTCTTCTCATAGCAAATGGGATGACCTCAACTGGT is part of the Bacillus carboniphilus genome and harbors:
- a CDS encoding HD-GYP domain-containing protein, encoding MRLLSVQSLRPGMKLAKPVMNEKEKILLNKGVAVTARMIKRLDDLHIKYVYIEDDISSGIEPVEVIPFAMRRKATGTIESTFRELTGRQQRHANIVVEKATKPFKGVVKDLLTHIKENRDVVTLMTDVIVYDEYIFSHSFNVTLYSLAIGMEMKLPESQLELLGLGSILHDVGKMTVPTEILMKPGKLTDEEFEEIKKHSENGFQILRNVHTVPLVAAHCAYQHHERLDGSGYPRGLKDKEIHKLAKIIAVADVFDAVTSNRIYRGAMLPHEGLEVLYSGSGQLFDKDIVNAFRKSVAVYPIGITVTLNDGKKGIVSGHHYGLSERPILRIIEENGVTIQQPYSLDLKERKDLIISACGDAS